The following proteins are encoded in a genomic region of Elusimicrobiota bacterium:
- a CDS encoding prepilin-type N-terminal cleavage/methylation domain-containing protein, translating to MKKLFPVPCSLFPASKGLTLIELMIYVAVFGIITIPLTTFFVKSLKSVYESQRKTESQEAVRVVLIEIEKDMGEANQIIASSSTAIDFIADYTKHPNYDFYGDTDGDGIVNIQDPDDDNDASLIQPPTSQWKIGYDLDDDDDDNDGNPDVKIRFYLDAAAKKIYKDASYNGAAWGNNIKELATNISSFTLTYIGAKRNDLGRYIDLGNDGTSGTADTGENDGIISATEIDMVQPSTGHGNRNGRLDTDNEMKYINSIGIYIEMDKNTDGTADYKIETEILPPLLSLKKRVTPH from the coding sequence ATGAAAAAACTATTCCCTGTTCCCTGTTCTCTGTTCCCTGCCTCTAAAGGGCTTACCCTCATAGAGTTGATGATATATGTGGCGGTATTCGGAATAATTACAATACCGCTTACCACTTTTTTCGTAAAATCGCTCAAAAGCGTCTACGAGTCGCAGAGAAAAACGGAATCCCAGGAGGCGGTTCGTGTGGTTCTTATTGAGATTGAAAAAGATATGGGAGAAGCGAACCAGATTATTGCTTCGTCTTCTACTGCAATTGATTTTATCGCAGATTATACGAAACATCCAAATTACGATTTTTACGGTGATACTGATGGTGACGGGATTGTAAATATACAGGATCCCGACGATGATAATGATGCTTCACTAATCCAGCCACCGACCTCACAGTGGAAAATCGGCTACGACTTGGACGATGACGATGACGACAACGACGGCAACCCGGATGTTAAAATTAGATTTTATCTTGATGCTGCCGCAAAAAAAATTTACAAAGATGCATCTTACAACGGAGCGGCATGGGGGAACAACATTAAAGAATTAGCCACCAACATTTCCAGTTTCACTCTGACATATATCGGCGCCAAAAGAAACGACCTCGGCAGATACATAGACCTCGGTAACGACGGGACAAGCGGCACCGCAGATACCGGGGAAAACGACGGAATAATCTCCGCTACCGAAATAGATATGGTTCAACCGTCAACAGGTCACGGGAACAGGAACGGGCGGCTGGATACCGACAATGAAATGAAATATATCAATTCAATCGGGATTTATATTGAAATGGACAAAAATACCGACGGAACCGCGGATTATAAAATTGAGACGGAGATTCTGCCGCCACTTCTATCGTTAAAAAAAAGGGTTACACCGCATTAA